A genomic window from Nematostella vectensis chromosome 9, jaNemVect1.1, whole genome shotgun sequence includes:
- the LOC116605287 gene encoding uncharacterized protein K02A2.6-like, whose translation MSNCYWHKKLDEESSYLCTFNTPFGRHKFDRMPFGISVAADVAQKMVDDNFSDIPGVLAVHDDIIIAGSDKAEHDEALSRVLLRARERNIRFNRDKIQLRVNQVKYLGNIVTADGFKPDPEKIKAIKEMPQPETKQDLQRLLGMVNYLSQYIPNMSEITAPLRSLLKENAQWVWYNEHKQAVDKIKEALTNSPVLRYFDINEEIVIQCDASQNGMGGCLIQEGHPVIYASRSLTDAERNYAQIEKELLAIVFTCERFHQFIYGNDIIVHSDHKPLEAIMAKPLSQAPCRIQRLLIRLQKYNITVRFVPGKEMFIADTLSRAFLIEDTDEQQDLNEDIEVCVHSFVKEIPATTGRLLELKHASENDVTLQELGKQLIKGWPNHKREVKPIIAPYWTIRDELSEAEGLLLKGNQLIIPTSMRETMLNLIHESHLGIEKCKARARAIIYWPGMSRDIYEKVSICKVCMEHQHKNIKEPMLPHERPERPWQKVGSDLMELKGKDYLVVVDYYSKFIEVCLLRDKTAATVKSNMKSIFARHGIPEEPVADNVPYNSKEFKNFAKDWNFKLTTCSPRFPQSNGRSEKAVQIIKRILKKSDDPYIALLEYRNTPVTGMGYFPAQLLMCRTTRSKLPVNKELLVPSVPTGVREELKACQDKQAKYFNRGAKPLAPLTPNEGVRVYDKKKWIRATVKQEAGTPRSYIIQTETGQELRRNRRHLLKTNEQAPEVKPPEPEQPDSPTEQPTAPKEQPTAPKEQPELRRSNRSRNAPTRYGYDE comes from the coding sequence atgtccaATTGTTATTGGCACAAGAAACTCGACGAGGAATCTTCGTACTTGTGCACATTCAACACGCCTTTCGGGAGACACAAGTTCGATAGAATGCCTTTTGGAATTTCTGTAGCTGCTGATGTAGCACAGAAAATGGTTGATGATAATTTCAGTGACATTCCTGGAGTTTTAGCGGTACACGATGACATCATCATCGCAGGGAGCGACAAGGCGGAGCACGACGAAGCTCTGAGCCGTGTGTTACTACGCGCAAGGGAACGTAACATCAGGTTTAACCGTGACAAGATCCAACTACGCGTGAATCAAGTCAAATATCTTGGAAATATTGTCACAGCCGACGGATTTAAACCTGACCCAGAGAAAATAAAGGCAATTAAGGAAATGCCACAACCGGAAACCAAACAAGATCTACAACGATTACTTGGCATGGTCAATTACCTGTCACAATACATACCGAATATGTCAGAAATCACGGCACCTTTGAGGTCACTTCTAAAGGAGAACGCACAATGGGTTTGGTATAACGAACACAAACAAGCAGTGGATAAGATAAAAGAAGCGCTAACAAATAGCCCAGTACTACGCTATTTTGACATCAATGAAGAAATAGTTATACAATGTGACGCCTCACAAAACGGAATGGGAGGATGTTTGATTCAGGAGGGACACCCTGTAATTTACGCTTCACGATCACTCACGGATGCTGAGAGAAACTACGCCCAGATCGAAAAGGAACTGTTGGCGATCGTCTTCACGTGCGAGCGATTTCACCAGTTTATCTACGGAAATGACATAATCGTGCACAGCGATCACAAGCCACTCGAGGCGATAATGGCTAAACCATTATCTCAAGCACCTTGTCGCATTCAACGCCTACTTATCAGATTACAGAAATACAACATCACTGTACGCTTTGTACCCGgaaaagaaatgtttattGCGGATACGCTGTCAAGGGCATTTCTGATTGAAGACACGGACGAACAACAGGATCTCAATGAGGACATTGAGGTGTGTGTCCACAGTTTTGTCAAGGAAATCCCGGCGACAACTGGCAGGCTCTTAGAGCTAAAACACGCATCCGAAAATGACGTGACCCTACAAGAGTTAGGAAAACAACTAATAAAGGGATGGCCCAACCACAAGAGAGAGGTCAAACCAATCATTGCACCTTACTGGACAATTAGAGACGAACTTAGTGAGGCTGAAGGCCTACTTTTAAAGGGAAATCAACTAATTATTCCTACATCTATGAGGGAAACGATGTTAAACCTCATTCACGAAAGCCATCTCGGCATAGAAAAATGCAAAGCGCGTGCCAGAGCTATTATTTATTGGCCTGGTATGTCGCGTGACATCTACGAAAAAGTCAGCATATGTAAAGTCTGCATGGAACACCAGCATAAGAACATCAAAGAGCCAATGCTACCACATGAACGACCGGAACGACCCTGGCAAAAAGTTGGATCTGACCTAATGGAACTTAAGGGAAAGGACTATTTAGTTGTAGTTGATTACTACTCTAAATTTATTGAAGTTTGTCTATTGCGTGACAAGACAGCCGCTACAGTAAAATCAAACATGAAATCGATCTTTGCAAGGCACGGAATTCCTGAAGAACCCGTGGCAGACAACGTGCCATACAACTCAAAGGAATTTAAGAATTTCGCCAAAGACTGGAACTTCAAACTTACAACATGTAGTCCCCGATTTCCACAGTCCAATGGACGCAGCGAGAAGGCTGTACAGATAATAAAGCGCATCCTGAAGAAATCTGACGATCCGTACATTGCACTACTGGAGTATCGCAACACCCCAGTAACAGGAATGGGCTACTTTCCTGCTCAACTTCTTATGTGCCGCACTACACGATCTAAGCTTCCTGTCAACAAGGAATTACTAGTTCCTAGTGTCCCCACTGGCGTTAGGGAAGAGCTAAAGGCATGTCAAGACAAACAAGCCAAATACTTCAATAGAGGTGCAAAACCACTAGCACCCCTTACACCTAACGAGGGAGTGAGAGTCTATGACAAGAAGAAATGGATACGAGCAACTGTCAAACAAGAAGCTGGAACTCCTCGCTCATACATCATACAGACAGAGACAGGTCAGGAGCTAAGACGAAATCGACGACACCTTCTTAAGACCAACGAACAAGCTCCCGAAGTAAAACCACCAGAACCAGAGCAGCCCGACTCTCCTACGGAACAACCAACGGCACCCAAAGAACAACCTACGGCACCCAAAGAACAACCCGAACTTCGCCGATCAAACAGATCTCGCAACGCACCTACTAGATATGGATACGACGAAtag
- the LOC5504889 gene encoding tetratricopeptide repeat protein 28, translating into MDNEGEPFTHWDVAEWERVQRVRPNLPVIFWFLLIWGTEISPLTPAQQIQLLKVCYDIAFLLRNSKMMMRVYGTASKVYREMRLFDQALVCCSTALKIAKAIGSIDLQATCYHDMGSTYNKLHNYNKALDYYKQSLNAFMKTGEERIQADVYNNIGVVFKSLGDNGQAMVNYKNALCIYEKFGEEREQANVYNNIGLLYKSLGDNGKAIENYKHALCIHEKFGEELKQADVYNDIGAVYSSLGDNGQAMENYKHALCIYEKFGEERNQADVYNNIGVVFMSLGDNGQAMENYKHALCIYEKLGEERKQADVYSNIGAVFKSLGDNGQAIENYKHALCIYEKIGEELEQADVYYNIGDVFESLGDNGQAMVNYKNALCIYEKFGEECKQACVFNGIGGLYSSLGDNGKAMENYKHALCIYEKLGEVRKQADVYNGIGITYGSLGDKGQAIENLKNALCIYEKFGEEHKEADVYNNIGSTYYSLGDGGQAMENLKNALCIHEKFGEKRKQADVYSNIGNTYYSLGDNGQAMVNYKKALCIHEKFGEERKQADVYSNIGNTYYSLGDNGQAMENYKHALCIYEKLGEECKIARVYNNIGLVFCSLGDNSQAMMNFKNALCIYEKFDNEHGQATAYCNIAAIARFYNSVEAMVLYRSALALFQKHGDVIRQAETWHNIGILYLNMSEHPEAEKSLKESLRLFELVFMNLGSLEKLKITVIETYIETYRCLFYVSIILDKPEQALLASEQGRSRALKDSLQKKYGLESNAPSDEDTRYTSSLISEDNTSFVVICLSLEWLHLFTLASGKPLVTESVPKEIFSSVESEINGKDLEWLRDYIDRMVNEANAHVRLNRDESFEDRSLRLSCDDDGDESRQPSVLARGVRTATEIERARKSTEVRAEPSENSEDGNFPETSSTNSEATGGTQNQPQLPTQAPMSQATGIPQESDAIPSVKVPQEHEDDTCTPLLPSGPETPIHHDPLEVLYRLLISPIEDNLTGPEVVFIPEDFTFMIPFGAMKDPDGRFLAERKRIRTGPSLSTLKLLRECPEHKHSKQSVLVVANPRSNVNVEWPDEFGQLKVKPFSDTFAGLPKASEEAKMIRDLLPDVTCLMEERATKNAILAKLKEGVGIVHIASHGNARTGKILVAPGPRPHDEIAPSKDFLLTMEEVYSCQINARLVVLCCCHSGTGEIRAEGVMGFTRAFLAAGARSVLATLWQISDEATLYFMKRFYGHLVSGLTASASLQQTIRDTIADKDKYSHPYYWGAFILVGDDVTLT; encoded by the coding sequence ATGGATAATGAGGGCGAGCCCTTCACCCACTGGGACGTGGCCGAGTGGGAGAGGGTACAAAGGGTGCGTCCAAACCTGCCCGTCATTTTCTGGTTCCTCTTAATATGGGGGACGGAGATCAGTCCGCTTACGCCAGCCCAGCAGATTCAGTTACTGAAGGTGTGCTACGACATCGCCTTCTTGCTAAGAAACAgtaagatgatgatgagggtGTATGGGACTGCGAGTAAGGTGTATCGTGAGATGCGTCTGTTTGACCAAGCACTGGTATGTTGCTCAACGGCActaaaaattgcaaaagcaATAGGCAGCATAGATCTGCAGGCAACATGTTATCATGACATGGGCAGTACCTATAACAAGCTTCATAACTACAACAAGGCACTGGACTACTACAAGCAGTCACTAAACGCCTTCATGAAGACTGGGGAAGAGCGTATACAAGCAGATGTTTATAACAACATCGGTGTTGTGTTCAAGTCCCTCGGTGACAATGGTCAAGCCATGGTGAACTACAAAAATGCGTTATGTATATACGAGAAGTTCGGGGAAGAGCGTGAACAAGCAAATGTTTATAACAATATCGGTTTATTGTATAAGTCGCTCGGTGACAATGGTAAAGCCATTGAGAACTACAAACATGCGTTATGTATACACGAGAAGTTCGGGGAAGAGCTTAAACAAGCAGATGTTTATAACGATATAGGTGCTGTGTACAGCTCCCTCGGTGACAATGGTCAAGCCATGGAGAACTACAAACATGCGTTATGTATATACGAGAAATTCGGGGAAGAGCGTAATCAAGCAGATGTTTATAACAATATCGGTGTTGTGTTCATGTCCCTCGGTGACAATGGTCAAGCCATGGAAAATTACAAACATGCGTTATGTATATACGAGAAGTTAGGGGAAGAGCGTAAACAAGCAGATGTTTATTCCAACATCGGTGCTGTGTTCAAGTCCCTCGGTGACAATGGTCAAGCCATAGAAAACTACAAACATGCGTTATGTATATACGAGAAGATCGGGGAAGAGCTTGAACAAGCCGATGTTTATTACAATATCGGTGATGTGTTCGAGTCCCTCGGTGACAATGGTCAAGCCATGGTGAACTACAAAAATGCGTTATGTATATACGAGAAGTTCGGGGAAGAGTGTAAACAAGCATGTGTTTTTAACGGTATCGGTGGTTTGTACAGCTCCCTCGGTGACAATGGTAAAGCCATGGAAAACTACAAACATGCGTTATGTATATACGAGAAGTTAGGGGAAGTGCGTAAACAAGCAGATGTTTATAACGGTATCGGTATTACGTACGGCTCCCTTGGTGACAAAGGTCAAGCAATTGAGAACCTCAAAAATGCGTTATGCATTTACGAGAAGTTCGGGGAAGAGCATAAAGAAGCAGATGTTTATAATAACATCGGTAGTACGTACTACTCCCTCGGTGACGGTGGTCAAGCCATGGAGAACCTCAAAAATGCGTTATGTATACACGAGAAGTTCGGGGAAAAGCGTAAACAAGCAGATGTTTATAGCAACATCGGTAATACGTACTACTCCCTCGGTGACAATGGTCAAGCCATGGTGAACTACAAAAAGGCGTTATGTATACACGAGAAGTTCGGGGAAGAGCGTAAACAAGCAGATGTTTATAGCAACATCGGTAATACGTACTACTCCCTCGGTGACAATGGTCAAGCCATGGAAAACTACAAACATGCGTTATGTATATATGAGAAGTTAGGGGAAGAGTGTAAAATAGCACGTGTTTATAACAACATCGGTCTTGTGTTCTGTTCCCTCGGTGACAATAGTCAAGCTATGATGAACTTCAAAAATGCGTTATGTATATACGAGAAGTTTGATAACGAGCACGGTCAAGCAACCGCATACTGTAACATTGCTGCTATTGCTCGATTTTATAATTCTGTGGAAGCAATGGTGCTTTACCGGTCTGCACTAGCTCTTTTTCAAAAACACGGTGACGTGATTCGTCAGGCTGAAACATGGCACAACATAGGTATCCTGTATCTGAATATGTCGGAGCATCCAGAGGCAGAGAAGAGTTTAAAAGAGAGTTTACGGCTTTTTGAACTAGTATTTATGAACCTTGGAAGCCtcgaaaaattgaaaattaccGTTATAGAGACTTACATCGAAACATATCGTTGTCTTTTTTACGTCTCCATTATACTAGACAAACCAGAACAGGCGTTACTAGCAAGCGAACAAGGACGATCACGCGCGCTCAAAGATAGCCTACAGAAAAAATATGGACTAGAAAGCAATGCCCCCAGTGATGAGGACACACGCTATACAAGCTCATTAATCAGTGAAGACAATACGTCGTTTGTTGTCATTTGCTTGTCACTAGAATGGCTTCATTTGTTTACACTTGCAAGCGGGAAGCCCTTGGTTACCGAATCGGTACCAAAAGAAATATTCTCAAGCGTCGAGTCTGAAATCAATGGAAAAGATCTAGAGTGGTTACGAGACTACATAGACAGGATGGTAAATGAGGCAAATGCACACGTTCGTCTAAACCGTGACGAATCGTTTGAAGACAGATCCCTGAGATTGAGCTGCGATGACGACGGTGATGAGTCACGGCAGCCATCCGTGTTAGCACGAGGCGTGAGAACAGCTACCGAGATTGAGAGGGCTCGCAAGTCGACTGAGGTCAGAGCCGAGCCAAGCGAGAACAGTGAAGACGGGAACTTCCCTGAAACAAGCTCAACAAATAGTGAGGCTACTGGTGGTACACAGAATCAACCTCAACTACCTACCCAAGCTCCAATGAGCCAAgccacagggataccacaagaaagcgatgCAATCCCCTCTGTTAAAGTGCCGCAGGAGCACGAGGATGACACGTGTACACCACTCCTACCAAGCGGCCCCGagacacccatacaccacgaCCCGCTAGAAGTGTTGTACCGACTGCTGATCTCTCCAATTGAGGATAACCTCACTGGGCCTGAAGTGGTGTTCATTCCGGAAGATTTCACTTTCATGATTCCATTTGGGGCCATGAAAGACCCCGATGGGAGATTCTTGGCTGAGCGAAAACGCATCCGGACTGGCCCATCGCTGTCCACCCTCAAGCTGCTGAGGGAGTGTCCTGAACACAAACACAGCAAGCAGAGTGTGCTGGTTGTCGCCAACCCGAGATCTAATGTGAACGTTGAGTGGCCCGATGAGTTCGGACAACTTAAGGTCAAGCCATTCAGTGATACATTTGCAGGTCTCCCTAAGGCAAGTGAAGAAGCAAAAATGATCCGCGATCTTCTGCCCGATGTGACTTGTCTGATGGAAGAGCGAGCAACAAAGAATGCGATCCTTGCCAAGCTCAAGGAGGGTGTCGGGATAGTCCATATCGCATCGCATGGCAACGCAAGGACAGGGAAAATCCTAGTAGCCCCTGGACCACGCCCACATGACGAAATCGCCCCCTCCAAAGACTTCCTTCTGACAATGGAGGAGGTCTACTCGTGTCAAATCAACGCGCGTcttgttgtgctgtgctgctGCCATAGCGGTACAGGCGAGATCAGAGCCGAGGGTGTAATGGGATTCACCCGAGCGTTCCTCGCTGCAGGAGCGCGCTCTGTTCTTGCCACACTATGGCAGATCAGCGATGAGGCTACGCTTTACTTCATGAAGCGTTTTTATGGCCATCTGGTCAGCGGACTGACTGCTAGTGCCAGTCTCCAACAGACTATCCGCGACACAATCGCCGACAAAGACAAATACAGCCACCCGTACTACTGGGGCGCATTTATCTTAGTCGGCGACGATGTTACTCTCACGTGA